Part of the Longimicrobiaceae bacterium genome, CAGGTAGCCGCGCAGCAGGTCGGCCACGGACATTCCCATCTCGTGGCAGGCCCCCACGTTGCGGATCATGGGAGAGACCACGTCGTGGTCCGGCCCCGACCGCCGCAGCGCGTGCACCGGGCCGATGGTGGCCGCCTCCTCGCCCACCCCCAGCCACGCCTTGCTGATCACGCCGCTCTTCACCCACCGCTTCAGCGCGATGTCGTGAAGGCGGTTGCGCAGCAGCCCCTCGTACAGCCCCAGCAGCGCCGCCTCGTCGAGCGCGCGGATGATGGCGGCGCGCTCCGGGTCCGCGTCTACACGCGCGCGGAAATCCTCCACCAGCTCCGGGTCGGCGGCCCAGGTCACGTACTCCGGGGGATCGTAGGCGGCGAAGCGCTTCATGGGGCGGTGCAGGGGGATGGAAAGCGGCTGCGGGAACCCCGCACGATACCCCCGCCGCCCCGCCCTCCGCAATGGGCGGCAACCGAAAAGACGCGGGATTTACTAAAGCTTCGGCGGGACGAGAATCACATCCGGCAGGTGCACCAACAACCCATCCGCGAACTCCTCGCCGAGGGCGAGTGGTCGCGAAACTCATCCCCCGGCCAGCCAATCGGCGCTCGGCTCGAGCGAGAACCCTCCGCCCCGCACCGGCCATCTCCCCTCCCCCAGGCAGTTGTAAAGGCCGGAGACATCCCTGACAGGTGTTCGGACAGATGCTTGACACTGGTGGGGGGCGGGAGGAGAGTCGCCGGCGGCGACTCTCCTCCCGCAGTCGAATCACCCGCGGCTGGGGCGCACCGTCCCCTCCCGCAGGTCCAGCACGGCGATCTTCTGCTTGCAGAAGTAAACCGCTAGCTCTGCCTCCTTCTCGCTCTGCCGCAGCGCCACCGGCTGGCCGTGAAACGCCTTCGAGAGCCGCCACTCCCGCCCTGCGTAGCTGATCCAGCCTCCGTGCTGCACCTTCCTGACCACCTCTCCCGCTTCGTACTCCACCGCAGAGAGC contains:
- a CDS encoding IS481 family transposase, which encodes DLYRPKYNHVRPHEALGLEVPATRYRPSERMLPQRLSAVEYEAGEVVRKVQHGGWISYAGREWRLSKAFHGQPVALRQSEKEAELAVYFCKQKIAVLDLREGTVRPSRG